From Spiroplasma eriocheiris, the proteins below share one genomic window:
- a CDS encoding L7Ae/L30e/S12e/Gadd45 family ribosomal protein, with the protein MESQIYSLLGLSQKARKIITGQLLITAIKAQKVFLVITTVQIGTSQEKMFNQKCYYYKIPYFNRLDTETLSTAIGKQNCKAIGISDQQLATRIIELLTN; encoded by the coding sequence GTGGAAAGCCAAATTTATAGTTTGCTTGGGCTCAGTCAAAAAGCCCGCAAAATAATCACTGGGCAATTGTTAATAACCGCCATTAAGGCCCAAAAAGTTTTTCTGGTCATCACCACAGTGCAAATCGGAACTAGCCAAGAAAAAATGTTTAATCAGAAATGTTATTATTATAAAATTCCGTATTTTAACCGTTTAGATACTGAAACATTATCAACCGCCATTGGAAAACAAAATTGTAAAGCAATTGGGATATCTGATCAACAATTAGCAACAAGAATTATTGAGTTATTGACTAATTAA
- the infB gene encoding translation initiation factor IF-2 — translation MENRKNKPMKKTLAKNQRNRIQSQLKTVEAHVEKGVFVYSEAISIAEFANKINKPVSEVIKYFFMKGIMLNQNTILTEEQLGELSLEFGLDFKKERSVTHENLLENFEVNDNPDTLEQRPPIVTIMGHVDHGKTTLLDTIRNSNIVGGEYGGITQHIGAYQILTKSNQKITFVDTPGHEAFTQMRARGSAVTDIVVLVVAADDGVMPQTKEAIDHAKAAQVPIIVFVNKMDKPEANIDNVMMQLSQEDLTSEEWGGQTPFVKGSAKSRVGIDELLETILLIAELNELRTNPNRFAIGTVIESHLDKGVGPVATLLVQSGTLKLKDALVAGYTFGYVRDLTDETGKKIKQAGPSTPVIMHGLNEVPNAGDKFMVFRDEKLAREVALKRKTKDIIKKRHKSQAFSLEALSDQIKDGQLKQINLILKADTQGTVEALQASLQKIKIPGVKVNIIRATVGGISNSDVTLGLASQALIIGFNVRPTAQVRKKADEDGVEIRLYNVIYKVTEDIEAAAKGMLDPVIEEVVTGQAEVRQLFKHSAVGTIAGCHVIDGVIPRKSKVRILRDGVVVYQGELSSLKHLKDDIKEAKEGSDCGLTIKNYNDLKEGDIVEAYEEKIVKN, via the coding sequence ATGGAAAATCGTAAAAATAAACCAATGAAAAAAACATTGGCTAAAAACCAAAGAAATCGAATTCAATCGCAATTAAAAACAGTGGAAGCACATGTCGAAAAAGGGGTTTTTGTTTATTCCGAAGCAATTTCAATTGCCGAATTTGCTAATAAAATCAATAAACCAGTCAGCGAAGTGATTAAATATTTCTTTATGAAAGGAATTATGTTAAACCAAAATACTATTTTAACTGAAGAGCAATTGGGAGAGTTAAGTTTAGAATTTGGATTAGATTTTAAAAAAGAGCGTTCAGTTACACATGAAAATTTATTAGAAAATTTTGAGGTTAATGATAATCCTGACACGTTAGAACAACGTCCCCCAATTGTTACAATTATGGGTCATGTTGACCATGGGAAAACAACCTTATTAGATACAATCCGCAATTCAAATATTGTTGGTGGTGAATATGGGGGAATTACCCAACATATTGGAGCCTATCAAATTTTAACAAAATCAAATCAAAAAATTACTTTTGTTGATACTCCAGGGCATGAAGCCTTTACCCAAATGCGTGCGCGTGGTAGTGCCGTAACTGACATTGTTGTTTTAGTTGTCGCTGCTGATGATGGGGTGATGCCCCAAACTAAAGAGGCGATTGACCATGCCAAAGCGGCCCAAGTACCAATTATTGTTTTTGTTAATAAAATGGATAAACCGGAAGCCAATATTGACAATGTTATGATGCAATTATCCCAAGAAGACTTAACAAGTGAAGAATGGGGTGGCCAAACACCATTTGTAAAAGGGAGTGCGAAATCACGTGTTGGAATTGATGAATTATTAGAAACAATTTTATTAATTGCAGAATTAAATGAATTAAGAACAAATCCAAACCGGTTTGCCATTGGAACTGTCATTGAATCGCATTTAGATAAGGGAGTCGGTCCCGTTGCCACTTTATTAGTTCAGTCAGGAACATTAAAACTAAAAGATGCCCTGGTAGCGGGTTATACTTTTGGTTATGTTCGTGATTTAACTGATGAAACCGGCAAAAAAATTAAGCAGGCTGGTCCCTCAACCCCAGTTATTATGCATGGATTAAATGAAGTTCCTAATGCCGGTGATAAATTTATGGTGTTCCGGGATGAAAAATTAGCACGGGAAGTTGCCTTAAAACGAAAAACTAAGGATATTATTAAAAAACGACATAAATCACAAGCCTTTTCATTAGAAGCGCTATCCGATCAAATTAAAGATGGACAGTTAAAACAAATTAATTTAATTTTAAAAGCTGACACCCAGGGAACAGTTGAAGCTTTGCAAGCAAGTTTACAAAAGATTAAAATTCCCGGGGTTAAAGTTAATATTATTCGTGCAACAGTGGGGGGGATTTCCAATAGTGATGTAACCTTGGGGCTAGCTAGTCAGGCCTTAATTATTGGTTTCAATGTACGGCCAACTGCCCAAGTGCGAAAAAAAGCTGATGAAGATGGGGTTGAAATTCGCTTATACAATGTTATTTATAAAGTTACCGAAGATATTGAAGCGGCGGCCAAAGGAATGCTTGACCCAGTAATTGAAGAAGTAGTAACCGGACAAGCTGAAGTTCGTCAATTATTTAAACACTCAGCAGTGGGGACAATTGCCGGTTGTCATGTTATTGATGGGGTTATTCCCCGCAAATCAAAAGTTCGGATTTTAAGAGATGGTGTTGTTGTTTACCAAGGTGAATTGTCTTCGCTAAAGCACTTAAAAGATGATATTAAAGAAGCAAAAGAAGGCAGTGATTGTGGTTTAACTATCAAAAACTATAATGATCTTAAAGAAGGCGATATTGTGGAAGCTTATGAAGAGAAAATTGTTAAAAACTAA
- the nusA gene encoding transcription termination factor NusA, producing MIDRAKLLSTIDEIVKEKQINRTIILESIKEGIKKAYEKHFDPEATIIVNIDNQTGQITVQKELKVVKKVEDDLLEIGLNEAKKEYGENVTIGDTVYEPINSEEFSRLAIIQVGQIIKQQIKEAEKDSIFDEYINEKGNLMSGVVIAAEERYLLIEVDRTFAYMPRKNLIFSDHYDVGDQILFLAEDVNKSKNAGQITASRTSNDFLAKLMEREVPEIFEKVIEIKAIARDPGRRSKIAVFSHNENIDPIGACVGTKGSRINKVTEELNDEKIDICIYSPNNKEFIINSLSPVKVISIVTNDKNKEADVVVPDEQLSLAIGKGGSAAKLVAKLTKWKLNIINYSEALANKTNILWNGNINEEELAELKIKLKDKVKEKQTKFEEKQRVAPPELPEVETFEIIEEHLVEDNNGYLDNEENYHVESLVEENDVDIQQELQKEIATIEDTLSFFEENNPDKDDEEINYDEYDDYYADK from the coding sequence ATGATTGATAGAGCAAAGTTACTAAGTACAATTGATGAAATTGTAAAAGAAAAACAAATTAACCGAACAATAATTTTAGAATCAATTAAAGAAGGAATCAAAAAAGCTTATGAAAAGCATTTTGATCCCGAAGCAACAATTATTGTTAATATTGATAACCAAACCGGACAAATTACTGTTCAAAAAGAATTAAAAGTTGTTAAAAAAGTTGAAGATGATTTATTAGAAATTGGTCTTAATGAAGCAAAAAAAGAATATGGTGAAAATGTTACAATTGGTGATACTGTTTATGAACCAATTAATTCTGAAGAATTCTCACGGTTAGCAATTATTCAAGTTGGACAAATTATTAAACAACAAATTAAAGAAGCAGAAAAAGATTCAATTTTTGATGAATATATTAATGAAAAGGGAAACTTAATGAGCGGGGTTGTGATTGCTGCTGAAGAACGCTATTTATTAATTGAAGTTGACCGAACATTTGCTTATATGCCGCGTAAAAATTTAATTTTTTCTGACCATTATGATGTTGGTGATCAAATTTTGTTTTTAGCGGAAGATGTTAATAAATCAAAAAATGCTGGTCAAATTACTGCGTCTCGAACAAGCAATGATTTTTTAGCAAAATTAATGGAACGAGAAGTCCCAGAAATCTTTGAAAAAGTTATTGAAATTAAAGCCATTGCTCGAGATCCGGGCCGTCGTAGTAAGATTGCTGTTTTTAGTCACAATGAAAACATTGATCCGATTGGGGCTTGTGTCGGAACAAAAGGAAGCCGTATTAATAAGGTGACTGAAGAGTTAAATGATGAAAAAATTGATATTTGTATTTATAGTCCAAATAATAAAGAATTTATTATTAACTCATTATCACCAGTTAAAGTAATTTCAATTGTAACTAATGATAAAAATAAGGAAGCGGATGTTGTGGTTCCTGATGAACAATTATCATTAGCAATTGGGAAGGGTGGGAGCGCTGCCAAATTAGTTGCTAAATTAACAAAATGAAAATTAAATATTATTAACTATTCAGAAGCCTTGGCTAATAAAACTAATATTTTATGAAATGGGAATATTAATGAAGAAGAATTAGCGGAGTTAAAAATTAAGTTAAAAGATAAGGTTAAAGAAAAACAAACTAAATTTGAAGAAAAACAACGTGTCGCCCCTCCAGAATTACCAGAAGTTGAAACTTTTGAAATTATTGAGGAACACTTAGTTGAAGATAACAATGGTTATTTAGATAATGAAGAAAATTACCACGTGGAAAGTTTAGTTGAAGAAAATGATGTTGATATTCAACAAGAATTACAAAAAGAAATTGCTACAATAGAAGATACGTTATCTTTCTTTGAGGAAAATAATCCTGATAAAGATGATGAAGAAATTAATTATGATGAATATGATGATTATTACGCAGATAAATAG
- a CDS encoding MurR/RpiR family transcriptional regulator: MLKVLEYDKANLTDTEISIIEKIIEDPKFFTNKTITELAKNYYVSESTITRMAKHLGYENIKRLQMHVYERLNFLSKNYYINDTLALEDIVNNIRVYYSYSIHETIDNLDLPVLDGLINDLVIKKRIFTFGIGTSFLPCRVLSSNLNMIGHNCFATEDVHSLIVMMQNMRPEDLLIIFSKSGVTKEIVSIINLANKFNIEVALITNNKELNKLYQIKHLLLFELHSQENEGFPSLSAKVVQILIADIIFRALIKIKQPDLEDKIIRANNLTKNWNDENF; the protein is encoded by the coding sequence ATGTTAAAAGTACTTGAGTATGATAAAGCAAATTTGACTGATACAGAAATTTCAATTATTGAAAAAATCATTGAAGATCCAAAGTTTTTTACTAATAAAACAATTACCGAATTAGCCAAAAATTACTATGTTTCCGAGTCAACAATCACCAGAATGGCGAAACATTTAGGTTATGAAAATATTAAAAGACTCCAAATGCATGTTTATGAGCGTTTAAATTTCTTATCAAAAAATTATTATATTAATGACACATTGGCCTTAGAAGACATTGTTAATAATATTCGAGTATATTATTCTTATAGTATTCACGAAACAATTGACAACTTAGATTTACCAGTCTTAGATGGTTTAATTAATGATTTAGTTATTAAAAAAAGAATTTTTACGTTTGGGATAGGGACTAGTTTCTTACCCTGTCGTGTCTTAAGTAGTAATCTGAATATGATTGGTCATAATTGTTTTGCCACCGAAGATGTTCATAGTTTAATAGTTATGATGCAAAATATGAGACCAGAAGATTTATTAATTATCTTCAGCAAATCTGGTGTAACAAAAGAAATTGTTTCAATCATCAATTTAGCTAATAAGTTTAATATTGAGGTTGCGTTAATTACCAATAACAAAGAACTTAATAAATTGTATCAAATAAAACATTTATTATTATTTGAATTACATTCCCAAGAAAACGAAGGGTTTCCATCCTTATCGGCGAAGGTTGTTCAAATTTTAATTGCCGATATTATTTTTCGTGCGTTAATTAAAATTAAACAACCTGATTTAGAAGATAAAATTATTCGGGCTAATAACTTAACTAAAAATTGAAATGATGAAAATTTTTAA
- a CDS encoding dual specificity protein phosphatase family protein: MSRNSDSLIDINAAEELDQSSELSQQKLFMNPIKTEENVQYFSFPFPDFIFTDQKINIQQIKEILKLLDYYINLKDENVYLHCVQGINRSASVAFMFCVINNIVDNNNFETAFNAFKTIYPEIEPTPGWELFLKKHFPYKNLVS; the protein is encoded by the coding sequence ATGTCAAGAAATAGTGATTCATTGATTGATATTAATGCTGCTGAAGAATTAGATCAAAGCAGTGAACTTAGCCAACAAAAACTATTTATGAATCCTATTAAAACTGAAGAAAATGTCCAATATTTTAGTTTTCCCTTTCCGGATTTTATCTTTACTGATCAAAAAATAAATATCCAACAAATTAAGGAAATTTTAAAACTCCTTGATTATTACATTAACCTTAAAGATGAAAATGTTTATTTGCACTGTGTTCAGGGAATTAATCGCAGTGCTAGTGTTGCTTTTATGTTTTGTGTCATCAATAATATTGTTGATAATAATAACTTTGAAACAGCATTTAATGCATTCAAAACAATTTATCCTGAAATTGAACCAACCCCCGGATGAGAATTATTTCTAAAAAAACATTTTCCATACAAAAATTTGGTAAGTTAA
- a CDS encoding ABC transporter ATP-binding protein, producing the protein MSAEIVKVHNLTKKYQAKAAIKDLSFVIHAGERIGIIGANGSGKSTLSEIIAGIRTPTRGEIIKSPNLRIGIQFQDSKYPMGITVMDMVRYYCDTFKIKYHKDELLNLLATYQLTNLAKKNINSLSGGQQQRLNILLAVIHQPDLVILDEVSSGLDIEVKEIIFTFLETNIIANNRAMLLVSHNMEEIERFCERILYLHAGELKADTTVKAVVKEYGSVFNYTKAMFDYYKKHESADIQN; encoded by the coding sequence ATGTCAGCAGAAATTGTCAAAGTTCATAATTTAACAAAGAAATACCAAGCCAAGGCCGCCATTAAAGATCTTTCTTTTGTAATCCATGCTGGAGAACGAATTGGAATTATTGGGGCCAATGGGAGTGGAAAATCAACCCTGAGTGAAATTATTGCGGGAATCCGCACTCCAACACGTGGGGAAATAATTAAAAGCCCAAATTTACGAATTGGTATTCAGTTCCAAGATTCTAAATACCCAATGGGAATTACCGTGATGGATATGGTTCGTTATTATTGTGATACTTTTAAGATTAAATACCACAAGGATGAACTACTGAATTTACTAGCAACTTATCAATTAACTAATTTAGCGAAAAAAAACATTAATAGTTTATCAGGTGGTCAACAACAACGCTTAAATATTTTATTAGCAGTAATTCACCAACCAGATTTAGTTATTTTAGATGAAGTTTCATCTGGGCTAGATATTGAAGTGAAAGAAATTATTTTTACTTTTTTAGAAACCAATATTATTGCCAATAACCGCGCCATGTTATTGGTATCCCATAATATGGAAGAAATTGAACGCTTTTGTGAGCGGATTTTATATTTACATGCCGGAGAACTTAAAGCCGATACGACTGTAAAAGCTGTTGTTAAGGAGTATGGTAGTGTTTTTAATTATACCAAAGCAATGTTTGATTATTATAAAAAGCACGAGTCCGCTGATATTCAAAACTAG
- the rimP gene encoding ribosome maturation factor RimP, producing the protein MKNWEQIKLTIIEQLKSYLEEQNLELFDIEYLKEFNSNVLRILIERKDGKIIDLDYLVEISEGINPLIDKLDLILEEYLLEISTPGAEKPLRNFAELARQLNQYLYLELKQPVNGLTEITGTLQAVDNNTQNITFQYFIKGVKKQLETNYQNINFARCAVKF; encoded by the coding sequence ATGAAAAATTGAGAACAAATTAAATTGACAATTATTGAACAATTAAAATCTTATTTAGAAGAACAAAACTTAGAATTATTCGATATTGAATATTTAAAAGAATTTAATAGTAATGTTTTACGAATTTTAATTGAGCGAAAAGATGGAAAAATAATTGATTTGGATTATTTAGTTGAGATTAGTGAAGGAATTAACCCACTAATTGATAAGCTTGATTTGATATTAGAAGAATACTTATTGGAAATCTCAACCCCAGGAGCTGAAAAACCACTCCGGAATTTTGCCGAACTTGCCCGTCAGCTTAACCAGTACCTTTATCTGGAACTAAAACAACCAGTAAATGGTTTAACTGAAATTACCGGAACCTTACAAGCAGTTGACAACAACACTCAAAATATCACCTTCCAATATTTTATTAAAGGTGTTAAAAAACAATTAGAAACAAATTATCAAAATATAAATTTTGCTAGATGTGCAGTTAAATTTTAA
- a CDS encoding PTS transporter subunit EIIC, with protein MSEVKQKKLKPFVSRAWWKQSNQRTMGTLSKLSKAFLLPIALLPIAGIFLGVGATITSKVDANSGAWYFGNFLNQMGNIAFGNLPVLFAISVAMAYTEDAGVAALTAVIGFLVFNAIQFAFLHNEYSHYQYTVDIIGADGKAIFSGLIVNTDSLRNPSLMDPTQLLDWMRNSSSYDQLVKNADHLVIHASSTQVDSYGLLFYYGSTWAVQNKLTTANLGINSLNTGVFGGIFVGAVAAWAYNHFHKTQLPSALSFFSGSKLVPIITFMAVIPLAFIFMFIWPLIGTALAWFGNNSGKLPVRLDSLIFEIFERSLVPFGLHHVFYSPLWWTQAGGSMPDLINNVMNNPLDYKEFLAQINGLTVGGVQLPKFDMSTITNDQAHILVAAWVSHLNPNTIAAVGDQTIMYKIIADPWVTFTQIQDLGLNLGRFQSGKFPFMMFGLPAAAAAMWFAVPKENRKKVMGIYFSAAFTCFLTGITEPIEFTFLFVAPWLFYGVHMPLCAISFMLMGLLHVHTSMTVSGGFIDFIVFGIIPFISGKGTNFYHILWVGAIFIPVYFFAFYFAIKYGKIALPGREGAVDKLYTKADFKAKQAGKDKDAQVVLAAAGKGDDAKREKARKIIEFLGGEANITGVDSCASRLRLTVVDNTKVDPKGIEALGGCAGVLIRGTSVQCVYGGEQEVIKPYMQELLKEMREQKPQPK; from the coding sequence ATGAGTGAAGTCAAACAAAAAAAGTTAAAACCATTTGTGTCGCGTGCTTGGTGAAAACAATCAAACCAGCGGACAATGGGGACCCTAAGTAAATTAAGTAAAGCCTTTTTACTACCGATTGCGCTCTTGCCAATTGCCGGGATTTTTCTTGGTGTTGGGGCAACCATTACTTCGAAAGTTGATGCCAATAGTGGTGCATGATATTTTGGTAACTTTTTAAACCAAATGGGTAACATTGCTTTTGGTAACTTACCAGTCTTATTTGCGATTTCAGTAGCGATGGCCTATACTGAAGACGCCGGAGTTGCCGCCTTGACAGCGGTGATTGGATTTTTAGTTTTTAATGCTATTCAATTTGCTTTCTTGCACAATGAATATTCCCATTATCAATATACTGTTGATATCATTGGGGCTGACGGTAAAGCAATCTTCTCGGGATTGATTGTTAATACCGATTCCTTACGTAATCCATCCTTAATGGATCCTACCCAGTTATTAGACTGGATGCGCAACAGTTCTTCTTATGATCAATTAGTTAAAAATGCTGATCATTTAGTTATTCATGCAAGTAGTACTCAAGTTGATTCATACGGATTATTATTCTATTATGGTTCAACTTGAGCGGTTCAAAATAAATTAACAACCGCTAATTTAGGGATTAATTCATTAAACACTGGGGTGTTTGGAGGAATTTTTGTGGGGGCGGTTGCTGCTTGAGCATATAATCATTTCCACAAAACCCAATTACCTTCCGCTTTAAGTTTCTTTAGTGGATCAAAATTAGTTCCAATTATTACTTTTATGGCGGTTATCCCGCTGGCCTTTATTTTTATGTTTATCTGGCCGTTAATTGGAACCGCCTTAGCTTGATTTGGTAACAACTCTGGAAAATTACCAGTGAGGTTAGACTCATTAATTTTTGAGATTTTTGAACGTTCATTAGTACCTTTTGGACTACACCACGTGTTCTATTCACCATTATGGTGAACCCAAGCTGGTGGTTCAATGCCGGATTTAATTAATAATGTTATGAATAATCCATTGGATTATAAAGAATTCTTAGCCCAAATCAATGGGTTAACAGTGGGGGGGGTACAACTTCCTAAATTTGATATGAGTACTATTACAAATGATCAAGCCCACATTTTAGTTGCCGCCTGAGTATCACATTTAAATCCAAATACGATTGCGGCAGTTGGAGATCAAACAATTATGTATAAAATTATTGCTGATCCCTGGGTAACCTTTACCCAAATTCAAGATTTAGGATTAAACCTTGGTCGTTTCCAATCTGGTAAATTCCCATTCATGATGTTTGGATTACCTGCTGCTGCTGCTGCAATGTGGTTTGCCGTTCCGAAAGAAAACCGGAAAAAAGTGATGGGGATTTATTTCTCAGCGGCCTTTACGTGTTTCTTAACCGGAATTACTGAACCAATTGAATTTACCTTCTTATTTGTTGCACCATGGTTATTCTATGGTGTCCACATGCCATTATGTGCCATCTCATTTATGCTAATGGGATTACTACATGTCCACACCTCAATGACGGTGTCAGGAGGATTCATTGACTTTATTGTCTTTGGAATTATTCCATTTATTAGTGGAAAAGGAACTAACTTCTACCATATATTATGAGTGGGAGCGATCTTTATCCCAGTTTACTTCTTTGCCTTCTACTTTGCAATTAAATATGGAAAAATTGCCTTGCCAGGTCGCGAAGGAGCAGTTGATAAATTATATACCAAAGCAGACTTTAAAGCAAAACAAGCCGGAAAAGATAAAGATGCTCAAGTTGTGTTAGCTGCTGCCGGAAAAGGTGATGATGCTAAACGCGAAAAAGCTCGTAAAATTATTGAATTTTTAGGGGGAGAAGCTAATATCACCGGTGTTGATTCATGTGCTTCGCGTTTACGATTAACAGTTGTTGATAATACAAAAGTTGATCCCAAAGGAATCGAAGCATTAGGTGGTTGTGCCGGAGTTTTAATTCGTGGAACTTCAGTTCAATGTGTATATGGGGGGGAACAAGAAGTTATTAAACCATATATGCAAGAATTATTAAAAGAAATGCGCGAACAAAAACCACAACCTAAATAA
- a CDS encoding MIP/aquaporin family protein, producing MNDVQLFFTHFALELFGTAILIVIGNGAVANMVLKNTKGTGGGYMAIAAGWGCGVLLGAMISTALHGVAHLNPAITLSFIIQKTWFNLHGWFLVPALLLGQILGALIGQIFVDIIYWKHLYQTINTEPNNLVLSMHATTPQNRTLFLNIFAEFIGTFVLVASVLAINRFSNSNLAIINPFFMGLVVFGIGLGLGGTTGYAINPVRDLIPRLVYFCLPIKNKPSADWKYSLVPSLTPLVSASVCSAIFLVI from the coding sequence ATGAATGATGTTCAATTATTTTTTACGCATTTTGCTCTTGAATTATTTGGCACCGCTATTTTAATTGTGATTGGTAATGGTGCTGTTGCTAATATGGTTTTAAAAAATACGAAAGGTACTGGTGGCGGTTATATGGCAATTGCCGCCGGCTGAGGATGTGGAGTTCTTCTAGGCGCAATGATTTCAACTGCTCTACATGGAGTTGCCCATTTAAATCCAGCCATTACGTTGTCTTTTATTATTCAAAAAACATGGTTTAATTTACATGGATGATTTTTAGTTCCTGCGCTCTTACTTGGCCAAATTCTCGGGGCACTTATTGGTCAAATTTTTGTTGATATTATTTATTGAAAACACCTTTATCAAACAATCAACACAGAACCTAATAATTTAGTGTTATCAATGCACGCTACTACTCCCCAAAATCGAACTTTATTTCTCAATATTTTTGCTGAATTTATTGGAACATTTGTTTTAGTTGCAAGTGTATTAGCAATTAATCGTTTTAGTAATTCTAATTTAGCAATTATAAATCCATTTTTTATGGGGTTAGTAGTTTTTGGGATTGGTCTGGGATTAGGAGGAACAACTGGTTATGCAATTAATCCTGTGCGAGATTTAATACCGCGGCTAGTTTATTTTTGCTTACCAATTAAGAACAAACCGTCAGCTGATTGAAAATATTCCTTAGTCCCAAGTTTAACCCCACTCGTTAGTGCAAGTGTTTGCTCAGCAATTTTCTTAGTTATTTAA
- a CDS encoding class I SAM-dependent methyltransferase — MKQNKYDNPEFFNKYQEMERSQLGLVGAGEWHEFEKMMPNFKDKTVLDLGCGFGWHCLYAAEHGAKSVIGVDISEKMLAEANKKNNYPNIIKYINSPIEDIEFPQESFDVVLSSLTFHYLNSFSDICAKVNNYLTKNGEFIFSVEHPVFTAEGSENWFYNDQGQILHWPVDNYFSEGVRETNFLGEKVFKYHRTLTTYISELINHGFEITNLVEPKPDSKLLATVSGMEDELRRPMMLLIAAKKVNHK; from the coding sequence ATGAAACAAAATAAATATGATAATCCTGAATTTTTTAATAAATATCAAGAGATGGAACGATCACAATTAGGATTAGTTGGAGCTGGGGAATGACATGAATTTGAAAAAATGATGCCCAACTTTAAGGATAAAACAGTTTTAGATTTAGGTTGTGGTTTTGGATGACATTGTTTATACGCCGCTGAACATGGGGCAAAAAGTGTGATTGGGGTTGATATTTCGGAAAAAATGTTAGCGGAAGCTAATAAGAAAAATAACTATCCAAATATTATTAAATATATTAACTCTCCAATTGAAGATATTGAATTTCCTCAAGAATCTTTTGATGTGGTGTTAAGTTCATTAACTTTTCATTATTTAAATTCATTTTCTGATATTTGTGCAAAAGTAAATAATTACTTAACAAAAAATGGGGAGTTTATTTTTTCTGTTGAACACCCAGTTTTTACGGCCGAGGGTTCAGAAAATTGATTTTATAATGACCAAGGTCAAATTTTACACTGACCAGTGGACAATTATTTTAGTGAAGGTGTTCGAGAAACAAATTTTTTAGGTGAAAAAGTTTTTAAATATCATCGAACATTAACAACATATATTAGTGAATTGATTAACCATGGCTTTGAAATTACCAATCTTGTTGAACCAAAACCAGATAGTAAATTATTAGCAACAGTTTCAGGAATGGAAGATGAATTACGAAGACCAATGATGCTATTAATTGCTGCTAAAAAAGTAAACCACAAATAA
- the rnpM gene encoding RNase P modulator RnpM: protein MQTKKKIPLRKCVVSNQMFPKKELIRVVKTTNDEVLIDPTGKLNGRGAYLRPTLAIWEQAKKNRALERALHLKLSDEFYEELKKEIIEGWD, encoded by the coding sequence ATGCAAACTAAAAAGAAAATTCCCCTTCGCAAGTGTGTTGTTTCTAACCAAATGTTCCCGAAAAAAGAACTAATTCGGGTTGTTAAAACAACAAATGATGAAGTTTTAATTGATCCCACGGGCAAATTAAATGGAAGAGGAGCATATCTTCGCCCCACATTAGCTATTTGAGAACAGGCCAAAAAAAATCGTGCTCTGGAACGTGCTTTGCATTTAAAACTATCCGATGAGTTTTATGAAGAACTAAAAAAAGAAATTATTGAAGGATGAGATTAA